GACGGAAGGGGTACTGCTCGATTCCGCGGGCCTGGTCCTGGTGCGGGAGCGGCGCTCCACGCCACTGGCCGAGGGGTACCAGGCCATTCTGGGATCAGTGGTGCAACTGGTGCGCGACCTCGCCGCGCGACTGCCTCAGGACGCTCCTTATACCATCGGCGTGGGTATTCCGGGGTCGGTGGATGCCGTCACGGGGCTGGTGCGTAACGCCAACTCGGTCTGCCTGATCGGCCGTCCTTTCCAAGCCGACCTGGAGCGGCTTTTGGAGAGAAGGGTGGGGGTGCGCAACGACGCTGACTGCTTCACTTTGGCTGAGTGCCGCAAGGGAGCGGGCGCCGGATACCAGGTCGTCTTCGGGGTGATCATGGGGACCGGCTGCGGCGGCGGGATTTGCATAGACGGCGTGGTGCGCGAGGGACCGCATCGCATCGGCGGCGAGTGGGGGCATGTTTCCGTCGATCCCGCCGGAGCGCCTTGCTACTGCGGCAACCGCGGCTGCATCGAGACCAAGATCAGCGGCTCCGGTGTGGAAGCGGCCTACCTGGCCCGCAACGGTGTGAGCCTGACCATGGAGGAGATCGTGGCCGGAGCCCGTCGCGGCGAGGCGCGGGCCCTGTTGGCCTTCAACACCTTTTTGGATGATTTCGGCCGCAGCATGGGCGGCCTCATCTCGATCCTCGATCCCGATGCTGTGGTCTTGGGGGGAGGGCTTTCCAATATCGAGGAGCTGTACTACGCTGGCGTGGAACGGGTACGGCACTACGCCTTTCACAACGACCTGCGCACGCCGATCCTGAAAAACCAGCTCGGAGATTCCGCCGGTGTCTTCGGGGCGGCCTGGATCGGCATCTAGCCTTCTCAATAGAAAATTTGAAATAACTAATGTGTTTGCTACTATAGTCTGGTTTCTGGCCCCAACCCCAACAAAGGCGGTGCCCTATGGAAACCAAAACTGGCAAAAGGATCAACATCAGGTACAAGTGCAGGCTCGACGACGGCAGGGTCTACCTGGTCGGCGAACACAACACCCTCGAGTTCGTGGTGGGAACGGGACGCGTTCCCCCTGTTCTGGAAGAGGGGCTCATGGGCATGGCCCGCGGCGATCACCGCGTCATCCGCGTGCCGGCCAACGAGGCCAACCTCTTCCCCTTTCCCCTTGGTTCCCACTTTGCCTTCTCGACCGACCGGGCCCCCGGTGTCGCCTACGATTTCGGCCCCGGCGCGGGCGGAGACGTCTCCCTCTCCCTGGGCAGGCGTGACTACCGCGAACCCCTCCCTTCCGACCAGGATGTCTTCTTCGAAATCGAAATGCTGTCAGTAGAGGCGGCGTGACGACTTGTCGCGAGATGCCTTCCTGCCTCACACCACTCCGAAACCAGTAACAAGCAACTGGAGTTCCGGACTGCGCCCACC
This window of the Geomonas agri genome carries:
- a CDS encoding ROK family protein — its product is MAGDIFRIGIDLGGTKTEGVLLDSAGLVLVRERRSTPLAEGYQAILGSVVQLVRDLAARLPQDAPYTIGVGIPGSVDAVTGLVRNANSVCLIGRPFQADLERLLERRVGVRNDADCFTLAECRKGAGAGYQVVFGVIMGTGCGGGICIDGVVREGPHRIGGEWGHVSVDPAGAPCYCGNRGCIETKISGSGVEAAYLARNGVSLTMEEIVAGARRGEARALLAFNTFLDDFGRSMGGLISILDPDAVVLGGGLSNIEELYYAGVERVRHYAFHNDLRTPILKNQLGDSAGVFGAAWIGI
- a CDS encoding FKBP-type peptidyl-prolyl cis-trans isomerase, encoding METKTGKRINIRYKCRLDDGRVYLVGEHNTLEFVVGTGRVPPVLEEGLMGMARGDHRVIRVPANEANLFPFPLGSHFAFSTDRAPGVAYDFGPGAGGDVSLSLGRRDYREPLPSDQDVFFEIEMLSVEAA